From Clavelina lepadiformis chromosome 9, kaClaLepa1.1, whole genome shotgun sequence, the proteins below share one genomic window:
- the LOC143471045 gene encoding uncharacterized protein LOC143471045 isoform X1, with amino-acid sequence MKKSSKQQKTRRKLPKSNAEENVIANATYIKIGVALFVVAVIAAILAYTLSGSTDPCIEIRRSSTNGLQRNTCPEVECDFDVSLCSFPCPFGYEMDRDRCPVSCKCAVDTNSFQGDIQIDETQLPRFLKAYGYVDEDEEFLLQVGTAAPINKYNPVNIRWNEDVEDRRFLIYFAMDDKIKSNKAAVSAIKIAHDKFEEGSCFKFLPYLPSSDSPYIKYVRDSGCWSDLGKQSWAAETGQKLSIGPGCEYWFIIAHELLHTFGFDHEQCRPDRDGYIKVIWENVLDAYRAHYRVMNVKYVVDLGSPYDFDSIMHYGKYGFTRNGEATVEKLPGTKTKGVPDHRLELSEEDINELNTLYCKNLKISNSGTTGGSGGSTGGSGGSTGGSGGSTGGSDGTIGDSGGTTGGSGGTTGGSDGTTGGSGGSTGGSGGSTGGSGGTTGGSGGTTGGGGGTTGGGGGTTGGSGGTTGGNGTTVGSGSSTVSIRWSDIGPYGQCTCRSVFAFAKRTCIGGTFIQCRKKFPNVVSYKKRKCIANHRPTTCTTAQWEPWGSYGRCSRTCGTYAFKMRSRTCAGSLHQCVGRPLDGSLCDVPECEDERPHWSPWVLLKDQCHVSGHKFKRRRCQKKNSLHKKIFELLKEECPNGNLVGSILKLEKCNSNPPVSGRVGLYSEEPIIKMFRRTPIKPLNNPCPASKTLRWVFGDFNGDLKQDAMCGEDSGIFHILYGDTSGRFAALGWSGYMQDCSRGAKYSADFNGDGLDDLLCQDKEKKLLSVKLSENANFDADAVFESYFCTGASDEVILLDANADGKADILCNHGRSRIEILHSK; translated from the exons ATGAAGAAATCAAGCAAACAACAGAAAACAAGAAGAAAACTCCCAAAATCAAATGCCGAAGAAAATGTCATTGCCAATGCGACATACATAAAAATTGGAGttgctttatttgttgttgCTGTTATTGCTGCTATTTTAGCTTATACTCTTTCAG GGTCAACTGATCCATGCATAGAAATCAGAAGAAGCAGCACAAATGGTTTGCAAAGGAACACCTGTCCAG AGGTTGAGTGTGATTTTGATGTCTCGCTTTGCTCCTTTCCCTGTCCTTTTGGTTATGAAATGGACAGAGATAGATGCCCAGTGAGCTGTAAATGTGCAGTAGATACCAACTCATTCCAAGGAGATATTCAAATAGATGAGACTCAATTACCAAGATTTTTGAAG GCTTATGGTTATGTAGACGAAGATGAAGAATTTTTACTTCAAGTTGGGACAGCAGCTCCTATTAACAAATATAACCCTGTAAATATTCGTTGGAATGAGGATGTGGAGGATCgaagatttttaatttatttcgcAATGGATGACAAAATTA AATCAAACAAGGCAGCTGTCAGCGCAATCAAAATAGCACATGACAAATTTGAGGAGGGGTCGTGCTTTAAGTTTCTGCCTTATTTGCCGTCATCAGACTCTCCATACATTAAATATGTTCGAGATAGTGGATGTTG gTCAGACCTTGGAAAACAATCCTGGGCTGCTGAAACTGGCCAAAAATTAAGCATTGGGCCTGGCTGTGAGTACTGGTTCATTATCGCTCACGAACTATTACACACCTTTGGTTTCGATCACGAACAATGCCGGCCAGATCGTGATGGTTATATCAAAGTCATCTGGGAAAATGTTTTGGATG CATATAGGGCGCATTATCGAGTGATGAACGTCAAGTATGTGGTTGATTTGGGATCTCCATATGACTTTGACTCTATCATGCACTACGGAAAATATGGCTTTACACGAAATGGGGAGGCAACTGTGGAAAAGTTACCTg GTACTAAGACAAAAGGAGTGCCTGACCATAGGCTTGAATTATCCGAAGAGGATATCAATGAATTGAATACATTGTActgcaaaaacttgaaaataagcaACAGTGGTACAACTGGTGGCAGTGGTGGTTCAACTGGTGGTAGCGGTGGTTCAACTGGTGGTAGCGGTGGTTCAACTGGTGGCAGTGATGGTACAATTGGTGACAGTGGTGGTACAACTGGTGGCAGTGGTGGTACAACTGGTGGCAGTGATGGTACAACTGGTGGCAGTGGTGGTTCAACAGGTGGCAGTGGTGGTTCAACAGGTGGCAGCGGTGGTACAACTGGTGGCAGTGGTGGTACAACTGGTGGCGGCGGTGGTACAACTGGTGGCGGCGGTGGTACAACTGGTGGCAGTGGTGGTACAACTGGTGGCAATGGTACAACTGTTGGCAGTGGGAGTTCAACAG TATCCATACGTTGGAGTGATATTGGACCATATGGGCAGTGCACATGTAGAAGTGTATTTGCCTTTGCTAAGCGTACTTGCATTGGTGGAACTTTTATT CAATGCAGAAAGAAGTTTCCCAACGTGGTCAGTTACAAGAAAAGGAAATGCATTGCTAATCATCGTCCAACAACTTGCACTACAGCTCAGTGGGAACCCTGGGGCAGTTATGGACGATGTTCCAGAACTTGTGGAACTTATGCTTTTAAAATGAG GTCCAGGACATGCGCTGGAAGTCTTCATCAGTGTGTTGGACGCCCCTTAGATGGCTCATTGTGCGATGTCCCAGAGTGTGAAGACG AGCGTCCGCACTGGTCCCCTTGGGTTTTGCTAAAGGACCAGTGTCACGTGTCAGGCCACAAGTTTAAACGGCGCCGTTGTCAGAAAAAGAACTCCcttcataaaaaaatatttgagttGTTGAAAGAGGAATGTCCTAATGGAAATCTGGTGGGTTCAATCTTGAAATTGGAAAAATGCAACAGCAACCCGCCTGTATCTGGTAGAGTTGGGTTGTACAGCGAGGAGCCAA TTATCAAGATGTTCAGGAGAACGCCGATAAAACCGCTCAATAATCCCTGCCCGGCTTCTAAAACACTCCGGTGGGTGTTTGGCGATTTTAACGGCGACCTTAAACAGGATGCAATGTGTGGCGAGGACAGTGGCatttt CCACATTTTGTACGGGGATACATCTGGACGTTTTGCTGCCCTCGGATGGTCTGGTTACATGCAGGACTGCAGTAGAGGGGCAAAATATTCGGCGGATTTCAATGGTGATGGCTTGGATGATTTGCTCTGTCAGGACAAAGAGAAAAA ATTGTTGTCAGTCAAGTTGTCCGAAAATGCAAACTTCGATGCAGACGCTGTTTTCGAATCTTATTTCTGCACCGGCGCCAGTGATGAGGTCATTCTTCTCGACGCAAACGCTGATGGCAAAGCTGACATACTTTGCAACCATGGACGTTCCAGAATTGAGATTTTGCACAGTAAATAA
- the LOC143471258 gene encoding uncharacterized protein LOC143471258 → MTSMNRRDLDQKPIPNQIFVGGKKLYVTYEGQMPLEPRNVNTIVSSELNGNKPVIDLTSDSESGQSTKFYGNDQTPQVELTNSLQVFSAAANTDGLSECHEKDAAHNVPPIVMNSFSAPVVQNPPDICGHGGNGHIQNNFEENHGSNFESSPVKNGNRLLSENHLAVRKNVNSKLVSAKSCNSEREVSSTQDVQAQQKKLTPQRGIDIFSNIDLLLSVAESVEESDQASSSKVEGLDQILGIQPNNSLSVSSSLAAANSTLQDDQNVCTQTRSSDVGDNLPTPVARNPTIRAGGSMERSFSQNSANSALFSQPSSTYVGASMNCPATPLPSSQHWVMNTSMSTQPLPADNSLHYPVHMQYLSNVQAPIHSMPSSTGNLQHTEIISKLETYPYKGIYSWRDDEKREMLRVYEQIHQINDEQLTTNAAELFPERLDLYDIKLTESQIDSFLFILTKVEKHIEGLRLSNCFSKPEDVGRLFEAIQAMPGKIGVLGISGNIIPKIPSKVFFNKIEDGLFMYNCFPDDDATDGKRDANQSEIAEIQRVLDQLDDSKLEVLLGWCDGKWVGLRSRK, encoded by the exons ATGACTTCTATGAACAGGAGAGATCTGGATCAAAAACCAATTCCTAATCAGATTTTTGTGGGAGGGAAAAAGCTCTATGTAACTTACGAGGGACAGATGCCACTGGAACCACGCAATGTTAATACCATTGTGTCATCAGAATTAAATGGAAATAAACCTGTCATTGATCTTACATCTGATTCAGAGTCAGGCCagtcaacaaagttttatggAAATGACCAGACACCTCAAGTTGAGTTGACAAATTCTCTTCAGGTGTTTTCTGCAGCAGCCAACACTGATGGACTCTCAGAATGTCATGAAAAAGACGCTGCCCATAATGTACCTCCTATAGTAATGAACAGTTTTTCTGCGCCAGTTGTACAAAACCCACCTGACATCTGTGGACATGGTGGCAATGGTCACattcaaaataactttgaaGAAAATCATGGCAGTAATTTTGAAAGCTCTCCGGTAAAGAACGGAAACAGGCTGCTTTCTGAGAACCATTTGGCTGTAAGAAAAAATGTGAATTCGAAACTTGTCTCTGCTAAAAGTTGTAATAGTGAAAGAGAAGTATCGAGCACTCAGGATGTCCAGGCccagcaaaaaaaattgacaccCCAACGTGGCATTGACATATTCAGTAATATAGACCTCCTTCTGTCCGTGGCAGAATCAGTGGAAGAATCAGACCAAGCAAGCAGTAGCAAGGTTGAAGGACTCGATCAGATACTTGGCATCCAGCCCAATAATTCTCTTTCAGTGTCTTCTTCTTTAGCAGCAGCCAACTCAACTTTACAAGATGATCAAAATGTTTGCACTCAGACTCGATCGTCAGATGTAGGAGATAATTTGCCGACTCCAGTAGCACGAAACCCAACCATCCGTGCAGGTGGTTCTATGGAACGTTCTTTTTCTCAAAATTCTGCCAATAGTGCATTATTCAGCCAACCTTCCAGCACATATGTTG GTGCTTCCATGAATTGTCCTGCAACTCCACTTCCTTCTTCTCAGCACTGGGTGATGAATACTTCCATGTCCACGCAACCTTTACCAGCAG ATAATTCCTTGCATTATCCTGTTCATATGCAATACCTCAGCAATGTCCAAGCACCCATTCATTCCATGCCTTCCTCCACTG GAAATCTTCAACATACAGAGATTATCAGCAAATTAGAAACATATCCATACAAAGGGATATATTCATGGAGAG aTGATGAAAAACGTGAAAtgctgcgtgtttatgaacaAATTCATCAAATCAATGATGAGCAGCTCACCACGAATGCAGCGGAACTCTTCCCAGAAAGGCTGGATTTATACGATATCAAGTTGACAGAATCACAAATTGACTCGTTCCTGTTTATTCTCACTAAAGTTGAGAAACACATCGAGGGGCTTCGTCTGTCCAATTGCTTTTCTAAACCAGAAGATGTCGGCCGATTATTTGAGGCAATTCAAGCAATGCcaggaaag ATCGGAGTGCTTGGTATCAGTGGCAACATAATCCCGAAGATTCCTTCAAAAGTCTTCTTCAACAAAATCGAGGATGGGCTGTTTATGTACAATTGCTTCCCTGATGATGACGCAACAGATGGGAAGCGCGATGCGAACCAATCAGAAATCGCTGAAATTCAACGAGTCCTTGACCAATTGGATGACTCG aAGTTGGAGGTTCTTCTTGGTTGGTGCGATGGTAAATGGGTAGGACTCCGCTCGCGAAAGTAA
- the LOC143471410 gene encoding uncharacterized protein LOC143471410: MSLGSQHVTSRSDPRSFHNLIWVEKSVRDFYEINQANASNSFTNRPCDHYDSRTNLNLQSLFSSAQQQSFNYQAHLYPTTPTPEFYPGYDASRNFHQSPPLSSGYQHPYYFQLQQTPVEYQALQQPSTFQQQPSTFQQQPSTFQQQPSNFQRQRGTIQQQSQALLQLPPTAQQQQSATIKKSFSHQLSKPTACEWMIRSQEGSRVCGLIFEDMKAFVHHITCDHVGGPEQSDHTCYWRNCKRHLKAFKAKYKLVNHIRVHTREKPFECPVCSKGFGRSENLKIHKRTHTGEKPFRCKYPGCDRRFANSSDRKKHSYMHNKGKLYVCKYKGCDRSYTHPSSLRKHIRMHKANGDVMSSNNSPIISPRTSSSEMTSHSTAAEDPDVTLILQSLMSSPEPAQFGIDYESNDFSQGFGFNEMLSGEVDSLWPLDDDLTRRADFLQDYSSGCSQSPNDSLSSFDPIFGA; encoded by the exons ATGAGTTTGGGATCGCAGCACGTGACAAG CAGAAGTGATCCTAGAAGTTTTCACAACCTGATATGGGTTGAAAAGTCTGTCAGAG atttttatgaaataaatcaaGCCAATGCATCCAATAGCTTTACCAACCGTCCGTGTGATCATTATGACTCAAGAACTAACCTGAACCTTCAAAGTTTGTTCTCGTCTGCTCAACAACAATCGTTCAACTATCAGGCCCATCTTTATCCGACAACGCCGACGCCGGAATTTTATCCCGGATATGACGCATCAAGAAATTTTCATCAATCTCCACCTCTCTCATCCGGCTATCAGCATCCTTATTACTTTCAACTTCAGCAAACTCCGGTGGAATATCAAGCTCTACAACAACCGTCAACCTTTCAGCAACAACCATCAACCTTTCAGCAACAACCATCAACCTTTCAGCAACAACCGTCAAACTTTCAGAGACAGCGGGGAACCATTCAGCAACAATCCCAAGCCTTGCTACAGTTACCGCCAACCGCTCAACAGCAACAGTCAGCAActatcaaaaaatctttttcgcACCAGCTTTCGAAACCGACTGCGTGCGAATGGATGATCCGGAGCCAGGAGGGCAGCAGAGTGTGCGGTTTAATCTTCGAAGACATGAAAGCGTTTGTCCACCACATCACTTGTGATCACGTCGGAGGACCGGAACAAAGCGACCACACTTGCTACTGGCGTAACTGCAAACGTCATTTGAAAGCTTTCAAGGCCAAGTACAAGCTGGTCAACCACATCCGAGTTCACACCAGAGAGAAACCGTTCGAATGCCCAGTCTGCAGTAAGGGATTTGGTCGGAGCGAAAATCTCAAAATCCATAaaagaactcacacag gtGAAAAACCGTTTCGATGCAAATATCCAGGGTGTGATCGACGATTTGCCAATAGCTCTGATCGTAAAAAGCACAGCTACATGCACAATAAAGGAAAGTTATATGTTTGCAAG TACAAAGGATGCGATCGCAGCTACACCCACCCCAGTTCGTTACGTAAGCACATACGTATGCACAAAGCAAACGGTGACGTCATGAGTAGCAATAACTCACCAATCATCTCTCCCCGAACCTCGTCGTCAGAAATGACAAGTCACTCAACTGCTGCTGAAGATCCTGACGTCACGTTAATCCTCCAATCGCTCATGTCATCTCCGGAACCGGCGCAATTTGGCATCGACTACGAGTCAAATGACTTCAGTCAAGGATTTGGATTTAACGAAATGCTCTCCGGCGAAGTGGATTCTTTATGGCCTCTGGATGATGACCTCACCCGGCGAGCAGATTTCCTACAGGATTATTCTTCCGGCTGTTCTCAGTCACCCAATGATTCTTTGTCCTCATTTGACCCCATATTCGgtgcttaa
- the LOC143471267 gene encoding uncharacterized protein LOC143471267 yields MNPPNGHNHPPVAPYGPRANTTPQNLFSAQHPYVNYQAHPYPTTPTPAFYSGYDASNFQQRPSNFQQQPSNFQQQPSNFLQQPLAIQHQSRNFLRLPPIAQQQQPQQPAAKKKAFSNQLSKPTACEWIIRSQEGSRVCGLIFEDMKAFVHHITCDHVGGPEQSNRTCYWRQCKRHLKVFKAKYKLANHIRVHTGEKPFACSWCGKRFSRRENRIIHTRIHTLRKPFLCEYPGCNRRFSNSSDRIKHSYMHIEGKPFACKYKGCDRKYSHPISLRKHHRNHEANDDVSRSDKSLNNSPESTSNTSRASNMTTEPRQQGKIALSPQGSSEASEEFAELQSPQDRVMHSDILDVAPFNDNQEAWLPNDVDVVDEQVTYDPDGANYFNDYSEQAPVKGNDRGGW; encoded by the exons ATGAATCCTCCGAACGGACATAACCACCCACCAGTTGCTCCTTACGGCCCAAGAGCTAACACAACTCCTCAAAATTTGTTCTCGGCCCAGCATCCCTATGTCAACTATCAGGCCCATCCTTATCCGACAACGCCGACGCCGGCATTTTATTCCGGATATGACGCATCAAACTTTCAGCAGCGACCGTCAAACTTTCAACAACAACCGTCAAACTTTCAGCAACAACCGTCAAACTTTCTACAACAACCGTTGGCCATTCAGCACCAATCCCGAAACTTTCTACGGTTGCCGCCAATAGCTCAACAGCAACAGCCTCAACAACCAGCCGCTAAAAAAAAAGCGTTTTCCAACCAACTTTCGAAACCGACTGCGTGCGAATGGATAATCCGGAGCCAGGAGGGCAGCAGAGTGTGCGGTTTAATCTTCGAAGACATGAAAGCGTTTGTCCACCACATCACTTGTGATCACGTCGGAGGACCGGAGCAAAGCAACCGCACTTGCTACTGGCGTCAATGCAAACGtcatttgaaagttttcaagGCCAAGTACAAGTTGGCCAACCACATCCGAGTTCACACTGGAGAGAAACCGTTCGCATGCTCCTGGTGCGGAAAGCGGTTTAGTCGGAGAGAAAATCGCATAATTCATACAAGAATTCACACAt TACGCAAACCGTTTCTATGCGAATATCCTGGGTGTAATCGACGATTTTCCAACAGTTCTGATCGCATAAAGCACAGCTACATGCACATTGAAGGGAAGCCCTTTGCCTGCAAG TACAAAGGATGCGATCGAAAGTACAGCCACCCCATCTCGTTACGCAAGCACCATCGCAATCATGAAGCAAACGATGACGTCTCGCGTAGTGACAAGTCTTTAAACAACTCCCCAGAGTCCACCTCCAATACATCCAGGGCTTCAAATATGACGACCGAACCCAGACAGCAAGGAAAAATTGCGTTGTCACCCCAGGGAAGCTCGGAAGCTTCAGAAGAATTTGCCGAGCTTCAGTCACCTCAAGATCGGGTAATGCATTCCGATATTCTCGATGTAGCGCCCTTCAACGACAACCAAGAGGCGTGGTTACCAAATGATGTGGACGTTGTGGATGAGCAGGTCACGTATGATCCAGATGGCGCCAACTACTTCAATGATTACTCAGAACAGGCACCAGTTAAAGGTAACGATCGAGGCGGGTGGTAG
- the LOC143471045 gene encoding uncharacterized protein LOC143471045 isoform X2: MKKSSKQQKTRRKLPKSNAEENVIANATYIKIGVALFVVAVIAAILAYTLSGSTDPCIEIRRSSTNGLQRNTCPEVECDFDVSLCSFPCPFGYEMDRDRCPVSCKCAVDTNSFQGDIQIDETQLPRFLKAYGYVDEDEEFLLQVGTAAPINKYNPVNIRWNEDVEDRRFLIYFAMDDKIKSNKAAVSAIKIAHDKFEEGSCFKFLPYLPSSDSPYIKYVRDSGCWSDLGKQSWAAETGQKLSIGPGCEYWFIIAHELLHTFGFDHEQCRPDRDGYIKVIWENVLDAYRAHYRVMNVKYVVDLGSPYDFDSIMHYGKYGFTRNGEATVEKLPGTKTKGVPDHRLELSEEDINELNTLYCKNLKISNSVSIRWSDIGPYGQCTCRSVFAFAKRTCIGGTFIQCRKKFPNVVSYKKRKCIANHRPTTCTTAQWEPWGSYGRCSRTCGTYAFKMRSRTCAGSLHQCVGRPLDGSLCDVPECEDERPHWSPWVLLKDQCHVSGHKFKRRRCQKKNSLHKKIFELLKEECPNGNLVGSILKLEKCNSNPPVSGRVGLYSEEPIIKMFRRTPIKPLNNPCPASKTLRWVFGDFNGDLKQDAMCGEDSGIFHILYGDTSGRFAALGWSGYMQDCSRGAKYSADFNGDGLDDLLCQDKEKKLLSVKLSENANFDADAVFESYFCTGASDEVILLDANADGKADILCNHGRSRIEILHSK; this comes from the exons ATGAAGAAATCAAGCAAACAACAGAAAACAAGAAGAAAACTCCCAAAATCAAATGCCGAAGAAAATGTCATTGCCAATGCGACATACATAAAAATTGGAGttgctttatttgttgttgCTGTTATTGCTGCTATTTTAGCTTATACTCTTTCAG GGTCAACTGATCCATGCATAGAAATCAGAAGAAGCAGCACAAATGGTTTGCAAAGGAACACCTGTCCAG AGGTTGAGTGTGATTTTGATGTCTCGCTTTGCTCCTTTCCCTGTCCTTTTGGTTATGAAATGGACAGAGATAGATGCCCAGTGAGCTGTAAATGTGCAGTAGATACCAACTCATTCCAAGGAGATATTCAAATAGATGAGACTCAATTACCAAGATTTTTGAAG GCTTATGGTTATGTAGACGAAGATGAAGAATTTTTACTTCAAGTTGGGACAGCAGCTCCTATTAACAAATATAACCCTGTAAATATTCGTTGGAATGAGGATGTGGAGGATCgaagatttttaatttatttcgcAATGGATGACAAAATTA AATCAAACAAGGCAGCTGTCAGCGCAATCAAAATAGCACATGACAAATTTGAGGAGGGGTCGTGCTTTAAGTTTCTGCCTTATTTGCCGTCATCAGACTCTCCATACATTAAATATGTTCGAGATAGTGGATGTTG gTCAGACCTTGGAAAACAATCCTGGGCTGCTGAAACTGGCCAAAAATTAAGCATTGGGCCTGGCTGTGAGTACTGGTTCATTATCGCTCACGAACTATTACACACCTTTGGTTTCGATCACGAACAATGCCGGCCAGATCGTGATGGTTATATCAAAGTCATCTGGGAAAATGTTTTGGATG CATATAGGGCGCATTATCGAGTGATGAACGTCAAGTATGTGGTTGATTTGGGATCTCCATATGACTTTGACTCTATCATGCACTACGGAAAATATGGCTTTACACGAAATGGGGAGGCAACTGTGGAAAAGTTACCTg GTACTAAGACAAAAGGAGTGCCTGACCATAGGCTTGAATTATCCGAAGAGGATATCAATGAATTGAATACATTGTActgcaaaaacttgaaaataagcaACAGTG TATCCATACGTTGGAGTGATATTGGACCATATGGGCAGTGCACATGTAGAAGTGTATTTGCCTTTGCTAAGCGTACTTGCATTGGTGGAACTTTTATT CAATGCAGAAAGAAGTTTCCCAACGTGGTCAGTTACAAGAAAAGGAAATGCATTGCTAATCATCGTCCAACAACTTGCACTACAGCTCAGTGGGAACCCTGGGGCAGTTATGGACGATGTTCCAGAACTTGTGGAACTTATGCTTTTAAAATGAG GTCCAGGACATGCGCTGGAAGTCTTCATCAGTGTGTTGGACGCCCCTTAGATGGCTCATTGTGCGATGTCCCAGAGTGTGAAGACG AGCGTCCGCACTGGTCCCCTTGGGTTTTGCTAAAGGACCAGTGTCACGTGTCAGGCCACAAGTTTAAACGGCGCCGTTGTCAGAAAAAGAACTCCcttcataaaaaaatatttgagttGTTGAAAGAGGAATGTCCTAATGGAAATCTGGTGGGTTCAATCTTGAAATTGGAAAAATGCAACAGCAACCCGCCTGTATCTGGTAGAGTTGGGTTGTACAGCGAGGAGCCAA TTATCAAGATGTTCAGGAGAACGCCGATAAAACCGCTCAATAATCCCTGCCCGGCTTCTAAAACACTCCGGTGGGTGTTTGGCGATTTTAACGGCGACCTTAAACAGGATGCAATGTGTGGCGAGGACAGTGGCatttt CCACATTTTGTACGGGGATACATCTGGACGTTTTGCTGCCCTCGGATGGTCTGGTTACATGCAGGACTGCAGTAGAGGGGCAAAATATTCGGCGGATTTCAATGGTGATGGCTTGGATGATTTGCTCTGTCAGGACAAAGAGAAAAA ATTGTTGTCAGTCAAGTTGTCCGAAAATGCAAACTTCGATGCAGACGCTGTTTTCGAATCTTATTTCTGCACCGGCGCCAGTGATGAGGTCATTCTTCTCGACGCAAACGCTGATGGCAAAGCTGACATACTTTGCAACCATGGACGTTCCAGAATTGAGATTTTGCACAGTAAATAA